In one Bradyrhizobium sp. 4 genomic region, the following are encoded:
- a CDS encoding outer membrane protein assembly factor BamD, with translation MSAQRMTRGYLQVPSREVSSREVSSRARGLIQVVALFVLALPLAGCGTGALWDKFTAKDDTFVEEPADKIYNEGLYLMNEKKDMKAANKKFEEVDRQHPYSDWARKSLLMSAYASYQGGDYDNCIGAATRYVTLHPGSPDAAYAQYLIAASHYDQIPDISRDQTRTEKAIASLEEVVRKYPTSEYATSAKAKIEGARDQLAGKEMNVGRYYAQKRDYTAAINRYKAVVTQYQTTRHVEEALYRLTEAYMAIGIVGEAQTAAAVLGHNFPDSRWYKDAYNLVKSGGLEPSENQGSWISKTFKKMGLG, from the coding sequence ATGTCGGCACAGCGTATGACGCGCGGATATCTCCAAGTCCCGTCTCGAGAAGTCTCGTCCCGAGAAGTCTCGTCTCGTGCCCGTGGGCTGATTCAGGTTGTCGCCCTCTTCGTGCTCGCGCTGCCGCTGGCCGGCTGCGGCACCGGCGCGCTGTGGGACAAGTTCACCGCCAAGGACGACACCTTCGTCGAGGAGCCCGCCGACAAGATCTACAATGAGGGCCTGTACCTCATGAACGAGAAGAAGGACATGAAGGCGGCGAACAAGAAGTTCGAAGAGGTCGACCGCCAGCATCCTTATTCCGACTGGGCCCGCAAATCATTGCTGATGTCGGCCTACGCGTCCTACCAGGGCGGCGACTATGACAATTGCATCGGCGCGGCCACCCGCTACGTCACGCTGCATCCCGGCAGCCCGGATGCGGCCTACGCGCAATATCTGATTGCCGCCTCACATTACGACCAGATTCCGGACATCAGCCGCGACCAGACCCGCACCGAGAAGGCGATCGCCTCGCTGGAGGAGGTGGTTCGCAAATATCCGACCTCCGAATATGCGACCTCAGCCAAGGCCAAGATCGAAGGTGCGCGCGACCAGCTCGCCGGCAAGGAAATGAACGTCGGCCGCTATTACGCGCAGAAGCGCGACTACACGGCGGCGATCAACCGCTACAAGGCCGTGGTGACGCAGTACCAGACCACCCGCCATGTCGAAGAGGCGCTGTACCGCCTGACCGAGGCCTATATGGCGATCGGGATCGTCGGCGAGGCTCAGACGGCCGCCGCCGTGCTCGGGCATAATTTTCCTGACAGTCGCTGGTACAAGGACGCCTATAATCTTGTAAAATCGGGCGGTCTCGAACCGAGCGAGAATCAGGGGTCCTGGATTAGCAAGACCTTCAAGAAAATGGGTCTCGGCTAG
- a CDS encoding NAD(P)/FAD-dependent oxidoreductase: MIETDVIIIGAGHNGLTCAAYLAMAGLRVRVVERRKVVGGAAVTEEFHPGFRNSVAAYTVSLLNPQVVRDLKLAEQGLRIVERRAQNFLPAPDGSYLLTGEGRTQASVARLSARDANALDGFSRELEDIADVLRQFVLRAPPNLLDGFGTASIREAVNAFQSANILRGLSLEQSRSLLDLFTRSAGEMLDERFEHDLVKALFGFDAIVGNYASPYAAGSAYVMLHHAFGEVNGKKGVWGHAIGGMGAITQAMARAARDRGVVIDTDAGVREVIVERDRAVGVALENGTTIRAKYVAANVNPKLLYTRLVSADALPQTFLDRIRHWKNGSGTFRMNVALDRLPSFTALPGDGDHLTSGIILAPDLGYMDRAFLDARAHGWSREPVVEMLIPSTLDDTLAPAGQHVASLFCQHVAPELPDGKSWDDHREEVADLMIATVDKYAPGFATSVLGRQILSPLDLERQFGLLGGDIFHGALTLNQLFSARPMLGHADYRGPVRGLYHCGSGAHPGGGVTGAPGHNAAQAILRDHRSLFGSRG, translated from the coding sequence ATGATCGAAACCGACGTCATCATCATCGGCGCTGGCCATAACGGCCTCACCTGCGCGGCCTATCTCGCGATGGCCGGCTTGCGCGTGCGCGTGGTCGAGCGCCGCAAGGTGGTCGGCGGGGCCGCGGTCACGGAGGAGTTTCATCCGGGCTTCCGCAATTCGGTCGCGGCCTACACCGTGAGCCTGCTTAATCCGCAAGTGGTCCGCGACTTGAAGCTGGCCGAACAGGGCCTGCGCATCGTTGAACGACGCGCGCAGAATTTTCTGCCTGCTCCCGACGGCAGCTATCTCCTCACTGGCGAGGGGCGGACGCAGGCATCCGTCGCACGGCTGAGCGCGCGCGACGCAAACGCGCTCGACGGGTTTTCGCGCGAGCTGGAAGATATCGCCGACGTGCTCCGGCAATTCGTGCTGCGCGCGCCGCCAAACCTGCTCGATGGCTTCGGCACGGCCTCGATCCGCGAGGCCGTGAACGCATTCCAGAGCGCCAACATCCTGCGCGGGTTGTCTCTGGAGCAGAGCCGCAGCCTGCTCGATCTCTTCACCCGCTCGGCCGGCGAGATGCTGGACGAACGTTTCGAGCATGATCTGGTCAAGGCGCTGTTCGGCTTCGATGCCATCGTCGGCAATTATGCCAGCCCTTACGCCGCGGGCTCGGCCTATGTGATGCTGCACCACGCCTTCGGCGAGGTGAACGGCAAGAAGGGCGTCTGGGGTCACGCTATCGGCGGCATGGGCGCGATCACGCAAGCCATGGCGCGCGCCGCACGCGACCGCGGCGTCGTGATCGACACCGATGCGGGCGTGCGCGAGGTCATCGTCGAGCGCGACCGCGCGGTCGGCGTGGCGCTGGAGAACGGCACGACCATCCGCGCGAAATATGTCGCAGCCAACGTCAATCCGAAGCTGCTCTATACGCGGCTGGTCTCCGCCGATGCGCTTCCCCAAACTTTCCTCGACCGCATCCGGCACTGGAAGAACGGCTCCGGCACCTTCCGCATGAACGTGGCGCTGGACCGCCTGCCCTCCTTTACGGCGCTGCCGGGCGACGGCGATCATCTCACCTCGGGCATCATCCTGGCCCCTGATCTCGGCTACATGGACCGCGCCTTTCTCGATGCCCGGGCGCACGGCTGGAGCCGAGAGCCCGTCGTGGAAATGCTGATCCCCTCGACGCTCGATGATACGCTCGCGCCCGCAGGACAGCATGTCGCAAGCCTGTTCTGCCAGCACGTGGCGCCGGAGCTTCCCGATGGAAAGTCGTGGGACGACCATCGTGAAGAAGTTGCCGACCTCATGATCGCGACGGTGGACAAATACGCGCCGGGTTTTGCGACAAGCGTGCTCGGCCGCCAGATCCTGTCACCGCTCGACCTCGAACGGCAGTTCGGCCTGCTCGGCGGCGACATCTTCCACGGCGCGCTGACGCTGAACCAGCTGTTCTCGGCCCGGCCGATGCTGGGCCATGCCGATTATCGCGGACCCGTGAGGGGCCTCTATCATTGCGGCTCCGGCGCCCATCCCGGCGGCGGCGTCACCGGCGCCCCCGGCCACAACGCCGCGCAGGCGATTTTGAGGGATCACCGGTCGTTGTTCGGAAGCCGTGGATAA
- a CDS encoding 50S ribosomal protein L11 methyltransferase, whose translation MQPAPTHRASFSIGSEIAARRIVDVLTEMFFEDDAAVAAFEQPNGQWDVALHFANAPDRAWLRELVATSAGNEIADTLAFDTVEARDWVKSSLEDLVPVPAGRFVVHGSHDRDRVAPNKLAIEIEAALAFGTGHHGTTRGCLLLLDHVLKSTRLGRVLDLGTGTGVLGIAAAKALHRAVLASDIDPASVKVAAENALLNEVGHHVRVIRATGFAAADFGRCGPFDLVLANILANPLRQLAGPLTRHLATGGRVILSGLLTPQVPAVIAAYRARGLVPLKHLRIEGWSSLLLRKMW comes from the coding sequence ATGCAGCCTGCCCCCACCCATCGCGCCAGTTTTTCGATCGGCAGCGAGATCGCCGCCAGGCGCATTGTCGACGTCCTCACCGAAATGTTCTTCGAGGACGATGCGGCGGTCGCCGCCTTCGAGCAGCCGAACGGACAGTGGGACGTCGCGCTGCATTTCGCGAACGCGCCGGACCGGGCGTGGCTGCGCGAACTCGTTGCAACCTCAGCAGGAAATGAGATCGCGGACACGCTGGCCTTCGACACCGTCGAAGCCAGGGACTGGGTCAAATCGAGCCTGGAAGATCTCGTCCCGGTGCCGGCCGGGCGCTTCGTCGTCCACGGCAGCCATGACCGCGACCGCGTGGCGCCAAACAAGCTCGCCATCGAGATCGAGGCGGCTCTCGCCTTCGGCACCGGCCATCACGGCACCACACGCGGCTGTTTACTCCTGCTTGACCATGTCCTGAAAAGCACCCGGCTCGGCCGCGTGCTCGACCTCGGCACCGGGACCGGCGTGCTGGGGATAGCGGCGGCGAAGGCGCTGCATCGCGCGGTGCTGGCCTCCGACATCGACCCGGCCTCGGTCAAGGTGGCAGCCGAGAACGCCTTGTTGAACGAAGTCGGTCACCATGTGCGAGTGATCCGCGCCACCGGATTCGCGGCGGCCGATTTTGGCAGATGCGGCCCGTTCGACCTGGTGCTGGCCAACATCCTGGCCAATCCGTTACGGCAATTGGCGGGCCCGTTGACGCGGCACCTCGCGACCGGAGGGCGCGTCATCCTCTCGGGCCTGTTGACGCCCCAAGTCCCCGCCGTGATCGCCGCCTACCGCGCGCGCGGCCTAGTGCCTCTGAAGCACTTGCGGATCGAGGGGTGGAGCAGCCTGTTGCTGCGGAAGATGTGGTGA
- the recN gene encoding DNA repair protein RecN, translated as MLARLSIRDIVLIERLDIEFAPGLAVLTGETGAGKSILLDAFALALGGRGDAGLVRHGAEQGQVTAVFDIPKSHPAAKILAENGLDDTGEMILRRVQLADGRTRAFINDQAISVQTLKAVGAALVEIHGQHDERALVDAATHRRLLDAFAGLEKDVSAVEALWDARRTANTALEEHRAGMERAAREADYLRHASDELKQLAPKDGEETSLASRRTTMMQGEKIASDLREAQEAVGGHHSPVASLSAAVRRLERRGVNSPALVEPAVRAIDIAINALEEADQHLQAALAATDFDPSELERIEERLFALRAASRKYSTPVDGLAALAARYAADVVLIDAGASRLKKLEQAAIEADARYAAAAKKLSMARQKSAEKLNKAVNAELAPLKLERAKFMTQVQTDEAAPGPQGFDRVEFWVQTNPGTKPGPMMKVASGGELSRFLLALKVVLSDRGSAPTLVFDEIDTGVGGAVADAIGGRLARLAGKVQVMAVTHAPQVAARADQHLLISKDALDKGKRVATRVNALAADHRREEIARMLAGAEITAEARAAADRLLKAATA; from the coding sequence ATGCTGGCGCGTCTGTCGATCCGTGACATCGTCCTGATCGAACGGCTCGATATCGAATTCGCACCGGGCCTCGCGGTTTTGACCGGCGAGACCGGTGCGGGCAAATCCATCCTGCTCGATGCCTTTGCGTTGGCGCTCGGCGGCCGCGGCGATGCCGGCCTCGTGCGGCATGGGGCGGAGCAGGGGCAGGTCACTGCCGTATTCGATATCCCAAAAAGCCATCCCGCGGCCAAAATCCTCGCGGAGAACGGGCTGGACGATACCGGCGAGATGATTCTCCGCCGGGTCCAGCTCGCCGACGGCCGCACCCGCGCCTTCATCAACGACCAGGCGATCAGCGTGCAGACGCTGAAGGCGGTCGGGGCTGCCCTGGTCGAGATCCACGGCCAGCACGACGAGCGCGCGCTGGTCGATGCCGCCACCCACCGCCGCCTGCTCGACGCCTTCGCCGGTCTCGAAAAGGACGTTTCGGCGGTCGAAGCGCTCTGGGACGCCCGCCGCACCGCCAACACTGCGCTGGAGGAGCATCGCGCCGGCATGGAGCGCGCTGCGCGCGAAGCCGATTACCTCCGCCACGCCTCCGACGAATTGAAGCAGCTCGCGCCCAAGGACGGCGAGGAGACCTCGCTGGCGTCCCGTCGGACCACCATGATGCAGGGCGAGAAGATCGCCTCCGATTTGCGCGAGGCGCAGGAGGCGGTCGGCGGCCACCATTCGCCGGTCGCCTCGCTGTCGGCGGCCGTGCGCCGGCTGGAGCGTCGCGGCGTCAACTCGCCGGCGCTGGTCGAACCCGCGGTGAGGGCAATCGACATCGCGATCAACGCGCTGGAGGAAGCCGACCAGCATCTCCAGGCGGCGCTTGCCGCGACCGATTTCGATCCCTCGGAGCTCGAACGCATCGAGGAGCGCTTGTTCGCGTTACGCGCCGCGTCGCGCAAATATTCGACGCCGGTCGACGGGCTCGCCGCGCTTGCCGCAAGATACGCCGCCGACGTCGTCCTGATCGATGCCGGCGCCTCCCGGCTGAAAAAGCTGGAGCAGGCTGCGATCGAGGCCGATGCGCGCTATGCGGCGGCCGCCAAGAAGCTGTCGATGGCGCGGCAGAAATCGGCGGAGAAGCTCAACAAGGCGGTCAATGCCGAGCTCGCGCCGCTCAAGCTCGAACGCGCCAAGTTCATGACCCAGGTCCAGACCGACGAGGCAGCTCCAGGCCCGCAAGGGTTCGACCGCGTCGAGTTCTGGGTGCAGACCAACCCGGGCACCAAGCCGGGGCCGATGATGAAGGTCGCCTCCGGCGGCGAGCTGTCGCGTTTCCTGCTGGCGCTGAAGGTGGTGCTGTCCGACCGCGGCTCGGCGCCGACCTTGGTGTTCGACGAGATCGACACCGGTGTCGGCGGCGCGGTCGCGGACGCGATCGGCGGACGGCTGGCGCGGCTCGCCGGCAAGGTTCAGGTGATGGCCGTAACCCACGCCCCGCAGGTCGCCGCCCGTGCCGACCAGCATTTGCTGATCTCCAAGGACGCGCTGGACAAGGGCAAGCGCGTCGCCACCCGCGTCAATGCACTCGCTGCCGACCACCGCCGCGAGGAGATCGCGCGGATGCTCGCCGGCGCCGAGATCACCGCCGAGGCGAGGGCTGCCGCGGACCGTTTGCTCAAGGCGGCGACGGCTTGA
- a CDS encoding Flp family type IVb pilin has product MKRMILKFWTDDSGATAIEYGLIAAGIALAIITVVNGLGTTMNDKFTSISSSLK; this is encoded by the coding sequence TTGAAGCGCATGATTTTGAAGTTCTGGACCGACGATTCAGGTGCAACCGCAATCGAGTACGGCCTGATCGCAGCCGGCATTGCGCTGGCGATCATTACCGTGGTGAACGGCCTGGGCACCACCATGAACGACAAGTTCACTTCGATTAGCAGCTCCTTGAAGTAA
- a CDS encoding multidrug effflux MFS transporter, which yields MHGMTSTPPPAAQHNLATSRVVLLLLVVMTGIAPISLYMLVPALPVLATTFGSDISVAQMTVSLYMVGIALSQLIMGPLSDRFGRRPVLLGGLALMIVASVACIFAETLPQLIAARFFQALGGAAGMVVSRAIIRDIYQRDRVASMISLVVAALMIGQMVSPLTGGLIETAFGWRAIFYAITVAAIIVAVGIAFALPETRRDRAAGSGFRGDVGILIRNRAFVGYVMCQVLASQIIFTFAGGGPYIVVTQMGRTSAEYGAWFATTGFAYLVGNLLCVRFAPRHSLEKLIWFGLALQLCGSLLNLLWSFNGWNEAPAWLFGTQMIVMVGNAFVMANSAAGAISVRPEAAGTASGAMGFLQQGIGALMSQFGAYLGGHSATTLPLTAAVLAISLLCACTMIFVVPRREVMVSETLIEQAEEEESGMM from the coding sequence ATGCACGGCATGACCAGCACGCCGCCGCCAGCGGCGCAACACAACCTCGCGACCTCGCGCGTGGTGTTGCTGCTGCTCGTCGTCATGACTGGCATCGCGCCGATCTCGCTTTACATGCTGGTTCCGGCGCTGCCGGTGCTGGCGACGACCTTTGGCAGCGACATCTCGGTCGCGCAGATGACGGTGTCGCTGTACATGGTCGGCATCGCGCTATCGCAACTCATCATGGGCCCGCTCTCGGACCGTTTCGGGCGGCGCCCGGTGCTGCTTGGAGGCCTGGCGCTGATGATCGTCGCCAGCGTCGCCTGTATCTTCGCGGAAACCCTGCCGCAGCTGATCGCCGCGCGCTTCTTCCAGGCGCTGGGCGGCGCCGCCGGCATGGTGGTGAGCCGCGCCATCATCCGCGACATCTACCAGCGCGATCGCGTCGCCTCGATGATCAGCCTCGTGGTCGCGGCGCTCATGATCGGGCAGATGGTCTCCCCGCTCACCGGCGGCCTGATCGAGACCGCATTCGGCTGGCGCGCGATCTTCTACGCCATCACCGTCGCCGCGATCATTGTCGCCGTCGGCATCGCTTTCGCGCTGCCCGAGACGCGCCGAGACCGCGCCGCCGGCAGCGGCTTTCGCGGCGATGTCGGCATCCTGATCCGCAACCGCGCCTTCGTCGGCTACGTGATGTGCCAGGTGCTGGCCTCGCAGATCATCTTCACCTTCGCCGGCGGCGGCCCCTATATCGTGGTGACGCAGATGGGCAGGACCAGCGCCGAATACGGCGCGTGGTTCGCGACGACGGGTTTTGCCTATCTCGTCGGCAATCTGCTCTGCGTGCGCTTCGCGCCGCGGCACTCGCTGGAGAAGTTGATCTGGTTCGGCCTCGCGCTCCAGCTTTGCGGCAGCCTGTTGAACCTGCTGTGGAGTTTCAACGGCTGGAACGAAGCACCCGCCTGGCTGTTCGGCACGCAGATGATCGTGATGGTCGGCAATGCCTTCGTGATGGCGAACTCGGCCGCCGGCGCGATCAGCGTCCGTCCCGAGGCCGCCGGCACCGCATCAGGTGCGATGGGCTTTCTCCAGCAGGGCATTGGCGCGTTGATGTCGCAATTCGGCGCCTATCTCGGCGGCCATTCCGCGACCACGCTGCCGCTCACCGCCGCAGTGCTGGCGATCTCCCTGCTGTGCGCCTGCACGATGATCTTCGTCGTCCCCCGCCGCGAGGTCATGGTGAGCGAGACGCTGATCGAGCAGGCGGAAGAGGAAGAGAGCGGGATGATGTGA
- the ligA gene encoding NAD-dependent DNA ligase LigA — MARAAKSKPAPLRDVADLTKAQAKVEHMRLALEIEGHNERYYQDDAPTVTDAAYDALRQRFNAIEKRFPEFVSADSPSQKVGAAPSGRFKKVRHAVPMLSLDNAFAEEDLRDFVGRIVRFLKLDDDRIDFSAEPKIDGLSMSLRYEGGELATAATRGDGAVGEDVTANIRTLEDVPQKLKGRNVPDICEVRGEVYMTKKAFLALNERQKAEGSTIFANPRNSAAGSLRQKDPTITASRPLGFFAYAWGEMSAMPEATQSGMIGWFERCGFKTNPLTKLCHSVEELLAFHRAIEEQRAKLDYDIDGVVYKVDRVDWQERLGFVSRTPRWGIAHKFPAERATTVLRDIEIQVGRTGSFTPVGKLEPVGVGGVIVQNVTLHNEDYIKGIGNKGEVLREGRDIRIGDTVVIQRAGDVIPQVVDVVLDKRPKAAREFQFPKKCPCPLHTDVTREETAAGEEGSRARCTGEFACPYQKIEHLKLFVSRRAFDIDGLGEKQLQYFFDEGFVKEPADIFTLEKRNAKLKLEDIEGYGATSVRNLFGAIESRRKIALERFIYALGMRHIGETTALALARGYGSWDAFHDASLKVAKGDEEAMAEMDALDQIGETVIKSIGDYFGESHNRGIVERLTKEVEIIDAEKPKSNSAVAGKTVVFTGSLEKMTRDEAKATAERLGAKVSGSVSKKTDLVVAGPGAGSKLAEANKHGVKVLTEDEWLTLIGE; from the coding sequence ATGGCCAGAGCAGCAAAATCGAAACCAGCACCGCTTCGCGACGTCGCCGACCTCACCAAGGCGCAGGCCAAGGTCGAGCACATGCGGCTCGCGCTCGAGATCGAGGGGCACAACGAGCGCTACTACCAGGACGACGCGCCCACCGTCACCGATGCCGCGTATGACGCGTTGCGCCAGCGCTTCAACGCGATCGAGAAGCGCTTTCCGGAATTCGTCAGCGCGGACTCGCCGTCGCAGAAAGTCGGTGCTGCACCATCAGGCCGCTTCAAGAAGGTGCGGCATGCCGTCCCCATGCTATCGCTCGACAACGCCTTTGCGGAAGAGGATCTGCGCGACTTCGTCGGCCGCATCGTGCGGTTCCTGAAGCTCGACGACGACAGAATCGATTTCTCGGCCGAGCCGAAGATCGACGGCCTCTCGATGTCGCTGCGCTATGAGGGTGGTGAGCTCGCCACCGCCGCGACGCGCGGCGACGGCGCGGTCGGCGAGGACGTCACCGCCAATATCCGCACCCTCGAAGACGTGCCGCAAAAGCTGAAGGGCCGCAACGTCCCCGATATCTGCGAGGTGCGCGGCGAGGTCTACATGACCAAGAAGGCCTTCCTCGCGCTCAACGAGCGGCAGAAGGCCGAAGGCAGCACCATCTTCGCCAATCCGCGCAACTCGGCCGCGGGTTCGCTCCGGCAGAAGGACCCGACCATCACCGCCTCGCGTCCCCTCGGCTTCTTCGCCTATGCCTGGGGCGAGATGAGCGCGATGCCGGAGGCCACGCAGAGCGGCATGATCGGCTGGTTCGAGCGCTGCGGCTTCAAGACCAACCCGCTGACCAAGCTCTGTCACTCCGTCGAGGAACTGCTGGCGTTTCATCGTGCGATCGAGGAACAGCGCGCAAAACTCGACTACGACATCGACGGTGTCGTCTACAAGGTCGACCGCGTCGACTGGCAGGAACGGCTCGGCTTCGTCTCGCGCACGCCGCGCTGGGGCATCGCCCATAAATTCCCCGCCGAGCGCGCCACGACGGTGTTGCGCGACATCGAGATCCAGGTCGGCCGCACCGGCTCGTTCACGCCGGTGGGCAAGCTCGAACCGGTCGGCGTCGGCGGCGTGATCGTGCAGAACGTCACGCTGCACAACGAGGATTACATCAAGGGTATCGGCAACAAGGGCGAGGTGTTGCGCGAGGGCCGCGACATCAGGATCGGCGACACCGTCGTGATCCAGCGTGCCGGCGATGTCATCCCGCAGGTGGTCGACGTCGTCCTCGACAAGCGGCCGAAGGCTGCCAGGGAATTCCAGTTTCCGAAGAAGTGCCCGTGCCCGTTGCACACCGATGTCACGCGCGAGGAGACGGCGGCGGGCGAAGAGGGCTCACGCGCTCGCTGCACCGGTGAGTTCGCCTGCCCCTACCAGAAGATCGAGCATTTGAAGCTGTTCGTGTCGCGGCGCGCCTTCGACATCGACGGCCTTGGCGAGAAGCAGCTCCAGTACTTCTTCGACGAGGGTTTTGTGAAGGAGCCAGCCGACATCTTCACGCTGGAAAAGCGCAACGCAAAACTCAAATTGGAGGACATCGAGGGTTACGGCGCAACCTCGGTGCGCAATTTGTTCGGCGCGATCGAGAGCCGTCGCAAGATTGCACTGGAGCGCTTCATCTACGCGCTCGGCATGCGCCATATCGGCGAGACCACGGCGCTGGCGCTGGCCCGCGGCTACGGCTCCTGGGACGCCTTCCACGACGCCAGCCTCAAGGTTGCCAAGGGCGACGAGGAGGCAATGGCCGAGATGGATGCGCTCGACCAGATCGGCGAGACCGTGATCAAGAGCATCGGCGATTATTTCGGCGAGAGCCACAATCGCGGCATCGTCGAGCGGCTGACGAAGGAGGTCGAGATCATCGACGCCGAGAAGCCGAAGAGCAACTCCGCCGTCGCCGGCAAGACCGTGGTGTTCACGGGCTCGCTGGAGAAGATGACGCGCGACGAGGCCAAGGCCACCGCTGAGCGATTAGGTGCAAAAGTGTCCGGATCGGTGTCCAAGAAAACCGATCTCGTCGTCGCCGGCCCCGGCGCGGGTTCGAAGCTCGCGGAAGCCAACAAGCATGGCGTCAAGGTGCTGACCGAGGACGAGTGGCTGACGCTGATCGGGGAGTGA
- a CDS encoding aminopeptidase P family protein: MFEAHFQTFEEPEAGVALTARLAALREELARRKLTGFVIPRADQQQNEYVPPSEERLAWLTGFTGSAGLAVVLTHEAAVFVDGRYTIQAAKQVDSRAWAVESLIDPPPESWMSAHLKAGDRLGFDPWLHTFAAAERLSAACTKAGAELVAVDSNPVDAIWQDRPQPPIAPVTVHGMQHAGVTEAEKLTQIRSEIGKLGVDALVLSDSHAVAWTFNIRGADVAHTPLPLSYALVPKDGRPTIFIDHRKLSNLTRDHLEQSADVREPDAMAPTLMALAKSGGSIALDNATAADALSRLITGAGGKPVRGSDPIALLKAVKNTTEIKGTQTAHRRDAVALARFLAFIDREAASGKLTEIDAVEALETFRRDTGALKDVSFPTISGTGPNGAIVHYRVTRKSNRRIVPGDLLLIDSGAQYEDGTTDVTRTMAVGEPTDEMRDRFTRVLRGHIAIARAIFPDGATGAQLDTLARQYLWAAGVDFEHGTGHGVGSYLSVHEGPARISKLGTTPLKRGMILSNEPGYYKTDGFGIRIENLELVVAADIKGAEKSMNAFETLTLAPIDRRLIDVGMLSKDELDWLNAYHARVRAEVRPALDETTKAWLDQATAELKA; the protein is encoded by the coding sequence ATGTTCGAAGCGCACTTCCAGACATTCGAGGAGCCCGAGGCGGGCGTCGCATTGACGGCCCGGTTGGCCGCGCTCCGTGAAGAACTCGCCCGCCGCAAGCTGACCGGTTTCGTGATTCCACGCGCCGACCAGCAGCAGAATGAGTATGTGCCGCCGTCGGAAGAGCGTCTGGCCTGGCTGACCGGTTTTACCGGCTCGGCGGGACTGGCGGTGGTGCTGACGCACGAGGCCGCGGTGTTCGTCGATGGCCGCTACACGATCCAGGCGGCCAAGCAGGTCGATTCAAGGGCTTGGGCCGTGGAATCTCTGATCGATCCCCCGCCGGAAAGCTGGATGTCGGCACACCTGAAGGCCGGCGACCGCCTAGGATTTGATCCGTGGCTGCACACTTTTGCGGCAGCCGAGCGTTTGTCCGCCGCCTGCACCAAGGCCGGTGCCGAGTTGGTCGCCGTCGACAGCAATCCGGTCGATGCGATCTGGCAGGACCGCCCACAGCCGCCGATTGCGCCGGTCACGGTGCACGGGATGCAACATGCTGGCGTGACTGAAGCCGAGAAGCTGACGCAGATCAGGAGCGAGATCGGCAAGCTCGGCGTCGATGCGTTGGTGCTGTCCGACAGCCATGCCGTGGCCTGGACCTTCAACATCCGCGGCGCCGACGTCGCGCATACGCCGCTGCCGCTGTCCTACGCGCTGGTGCCGAAGGACGGCCGTCCCACCATCTTCATCGATCACCGCAAGCTCTCCAATCTGACCCGCGACCATCTCGAGCAGTCCGCCGACGTGCGCGAGCCCGATGCGATGGCGCCGACGCTGATGGCGCTCGCCAAGAGCGGTGGATCGATCGCGCTCGACAATGCGACCGCGGCCGATGCCCTCAGCCGGCTGATCACGGGTGCCGGTGGCAAGCCGGTGCGCGGCAGCGATCCGATCGCGCTGCTCAAGGCGGTCAAGAACACGACCGAGATCAAGGGCACGCAAACCGCGCACCGGCGCGACGCCGTGGCGTTGGCGCGCTTCCTCGCCTTCATCGACCGCGAGGCGGCAAGCGGCAAGCTCACCGAGATCGACGCGGTCGAGGCGCTGGAGACGTTCCGCCGCGATACCGGCGCGCTCAAGGATGTGTCGTTCCCGACCATATCGGGCACCGGCCCGAATGGCGCCATCGTGCACTACCGCGTCACCCGCAAGAGCAACCGCCGGATCGTGCCCGGCGATCTGCTGCTGATCGATTCAGGTGCACAATACGAAGACGGCACCACCGACGTCACCCGCACCATGGCCGTGGGCGAGCCGACCGATGAGATGCGCGACCGTTTCACGCGCGTGCTGCGCGGCCACATCGCGATCGCGCGGGCGATCTTTCCCGACGGCGCCACCGGCGCGCAACTCGACACACTGGCACGGCAATATCTCTGGGCCGCCGGCGTCGATTTCGAGCATGGCACCGGCCACGGCGTCGGCAGCTATCTCTCGGTGCACGAAGGACCGGCACGGATATCGAAGCTCGGCACCACGCCGCTGAAGCGAGGCATGATCCTGTCCAACGAGCCCGGCTACTACAAGACCGACGGCTTCGGCATCCGCATCGAGAACCTCGAACTGGTGGTCGCAGCCGACATCAAGGGCGCTGAGAAATCGATGAACGCGTTCGAGACGCTGACCCTGGCACCGATCGACCGCCGGCTGATCGATGTCGGCATGCTCAGCAAGGACGAGCTCGACTGGCTCAACGCCTATCACGCGCGCGTCAGGGCCGAGGTGCGGCCGGCCCTGGATGAGACGACGAAGGCGTGGCTGGACCAGGCCACGGCGGAGCTGAAGGCGTAA